A single genomic interval of uncultured Desulfobacter sp. harbors:
- a CDS encoding YheU family protein, producing the protein MMAVKISYEQLSREALHGVIEEFVTRDGTDYGEVEIALETKIDQVLAQIKSGKAVIVFDQETESCTVLRRDDPLVKALDR; encoded by the coding sequence ATGATGGCAGTAAAAATTTCCTATGAGCAACTGAGCCGCGAGGCACTGCACGGCGTTATTGAGGAATTTGTAACCAGGGATGGCACGGATTATGGTGAGGTGGAGATTGCCCTGGAAACAAAAATTGACCAAGTGCTGGCCCAGATCAAATCCGGCAAGGCTGTTATCGTTTTTGACCAAGAAACTGAATCCTGCACTGTTTTGAGACGTGATGATCCTTTGGTCAAGGCTCTGGATCGGTGA
- a CDS encoding lysophospholipid acyltransferase family protein: protein MIPILVKAFRLRAYGQYNVPPTDGAILAPNHMSNLDHFFLIALLRRMVRFVAKSQLFKWPLGQLILKGGCVPVFRGQHDLMYEKTCLKHLEEAQLVTIYAEGGRSRSGRIKPAKIGIGYLALKSGKPVVPVAIIGTVHMRNGGWRRFPRVTVLYGRPLQFRQNLNPTKNQAQAVANEIIDEIRDLYAQGVKAFDR from the coding sequence ATGATTCCTATTTTAGTGAAGGCCTTTCGCTTGCGGGCATACGGTCAATACAACGTACCGCCCACGGATGGTGCGATCTTGGCTCCCAACCACATGTCGAACCTCGACCACTTCTTCTTAATAGCTCTGCTGAGGCGCATGGTCCGCTTCGTGGCCAAGTCGCAGCTGTTCAAATGGCCGCTCGGACAGCTCATCCTCAAGGGTGGCTGCGTGCCGGTTTTCCGGGGCCAACATGATCTGATGTACGAGAAAACCTGCCTCAAGCATTTAGAGGAGGCTCAGCTGGTCACGATATACGCCGAGGGCGGCCGCTCACGTAGCGGCCGGATCAAGCCGGCCAAAATCGGCATTGGCTACCTTGCCCTCAAGAGCGGTAAGCCGGTCGTACCGGTAGCGATCATCGGTACCGTCCACATGCGGAATGGGGGCTGGCGTCGCTTCCCTCGTGTGACCGTTCTTTACGGTCGTCCGCTGCAGTTCAGGCAAAACCTCAACCCGACCAAGAACCAAGCGCAGGCAGTGGCCAACGAAATTATTGATGAAATAAGAGATCTTTACGCTCAGGGCGTCAAGGCCTTTGATCGGTAG